A single region of the Polyodon spathula isolate WHYD16114869_AA chromosome 40, ASM1765450v1, whole genome shotgun sequence genome encodes:
- the LOC121304863 gene encoding homeobox protein six1b-like, translated as MPPLVFTPEQVACVCEVLQRGGSMERLGHFLCSLPACDWLQHDESVLKARALLAFHCGEFGELYRLLQSRPFSPNSHPALQQLWLQAHYLQAERLRGRPLGAVGKHRVRRKHPLPLTIWDGEETSYCFKERSVQGLLTMRDLLWGPLSLPSSTGSWPRLAGCPVVLTKFSNCQVSRQRDVAANDRGQVRSPAEKRDRDF; from the exons ATGCCCCCCTTGGTGTTCACTCCAGAGCAGGTGGCCTGCGTGTGCGAGGTGCTGCAGAGAGGGGGCAGCATGGAGCGGCTGGGGCACTTCCTGTGCTCCCTGCCGGCCTGTGATTGGCTGCAGCATGACGAGAGCGTGCTGAAGGCGCGGGCTCTGCTGGCGTTTCACTGCGGGGAGTTTGGGGAGCTGTACCGCCTGCTGCAGAGTCGGCCCTTCTCCCCCAACAGCCACCCCGCCCTGCAGCAGCTGTGGCTCCAAGCTCACTACCTGCAGGCAGAGAGGCTGAGGGGCCGGCCGCTGGGGGCCGTCGGCAAGCACCGCGTGCGCAGGAAGCACCCCCTGCCCCTCACTATCTGGGACGGGGAGGAGACCAGCTACTGCTTCAAG GAGAGGTCAGTGCAAGGACTCCTGACAATGAGAGACTTACTCTGGGGACCCCTCTCTCTCCCGTCCTCGACCGGGAGCTGGCCCCGACTGGCGGGGTGTCCAGTCGTTCTGACCAAGTTCAGCAACTGCCAAGTCTCTCGGCAGAGAGACGTTGCTGCCAACGACAGGGGACAGGTGAGGAGCCCTGCTGAAAAGAGAGACAGGGACTTTTAA
- the LOC121304862 gene encoding homeobox protein SIX5-like produces MASFPLEPAAQKESRPAEPAAADPGSPPDQAAGSLDEASERLLQTLQSSSGLSFSAEQVSCVCEALLQAGNVERLGRFLSAVPLAEELLRGNETLLKARALVAFHQEEFKELYALLESHPFQAANHAFLQDLFLRARYKEAERSRGRSLGAVDKYRLRKKYPLPKTIWDGEETVYCFKERSRNALKDCYKSNRYPTPDEKRNLARATGLSLTQVSNWFKNRRQRDRTPSGANSKSESDGNPSTEDESSRGADELPTLPVLQTSAGHILLNGGLLGPGAQSLVLNGGPGGVIINGLALAEGQTLTLSPVDTPLLLNRARPPEAEAPLPTLLLTAGEGKGLPAAAFSEHSPAGLQNGGHPEIEVLQTGMQTSTPPSSSSTPTPSPSSSSTLTVTLGWTGVGSTPRVWRPGDREAPPVEHRGRSVVPSIQGIPVSQLPPSSSSSPSPCAQIVPAAPVSPALLGQPQSFHLTAGLQDTATDPLADRPRLPAHSLLLHPLYPALLPLLSSSTSPTTALSLPPLSSSPSTPLFLPQVVPCSQAVSLSSPAGTLQILASAPSTPSPLQLPGGASAGVQLINPGLFQLPSGAQGNLLLSNPAGGSTILTGVSFQPGKLILTATFPAGMLLPSPALPLKQEPSSGGLLLTPVLSPSPAPVSGVISLTPSSSYSSPTSSVSAFQTDGSVAFINSASLYPAGAPCTLPPPSPAAGLGAPLTPESTNSHHHLPVSNSQLPQVVWSLPSSSPSSQLPQVVWSLPSSSPSTQLPQVVWSLPSSSPSTQLPQVVWSLPSSSPSTQLPQVVWSLPSSPPSSQPGAAALLELRKGDHVGEGEGEPRGLLSLAGEEDLLLEDRGGGRGAEEPEDMECDAKVLTQLQPVPVDVDLGL; encoded by the exons ATGGCTTCCTTTCCTTTGGAGCCTGCAGCCCAGAAAGAGAGTCGTCCAGCAGAGCCAGCCGCCGCGGACCCCGGGAGCCCCCCAGACCAGGCGGCGGGGTCGCTGGACGAGGCCTCGGAGCGGCTGCTGCAGACTCTGCAGAGCTCCTCCGGGCTGAGTTTCTCCGCGGAGCAGGTTTCGTGCGTCTGCGAGGCGCTGCTGCAAGCGGGCAATGTGGAGCGCCTGGGCCGGTTCCTCTCCGCCGTCCCCCTCGCCGAGGAGCTGCTACGTGGCAACGAGACTCTGCTCAAGGCCCGGGCGCTGGTGGCTTTCCACCAGGAGGAGTTCAAGGAGCTGTACGCGCTCCTGGAAAGCCACCCCTTCCAGGCAGCCAACCACGCGTTTCTCCAGGACCTGTTCCTGCGAGCCCGCTACAAGGAGGCAGAAAGGTCCCGGGGCCGGTCCCTGGGCGCCGTGGACAAGTACCGTCTCCGCAAGAAGTACCCCCTGCCCAAAACCATCTGGGACGGAGAGGAGACGGTGTACTGCTTCAAGGAGAGGTCCCGCAACGCGCTCAAGGATTGCTACAAGAGCAACAGGTACCCGACCCCGGACGAGAAGCGCAACCTGGCCAGAGCCACCGGGCTGTCCCTCACGCAGGTCAGCAACTGGTTCAAGAACCGGCGGCAGCGGGACCGCACGCCCTCGGGGGCCAACAGCAAAAG CGAGTCGGACGGTAATCCCAGCACGGAGGATGAGTCCAGCCGAGGAGCGGACGAGCTCCCAACACTCCCAGTGCTCCAGACCAGCGCGGGCCACATCCTGCTGAACGGGGGCCTCCTGGGGCCCGGGGCCCAGTCGCTGGTGCTGAACGGGGGTCCTGGGGGCGTGATCATCAATGGGCTGGCCCTGGCGGAGGGGCAGACCCTCACTCTCAGCCCCGTCGACACCCCCCTGCTGCTGAACAGAGCCAGGCCACCTGAGGCAGAGGCCCCGCTGCCCACGCTCCTGCTCACCGCTGGGGAGGGCAAGGGCTTGCCAGCCGCCGCCTTCAGTGAGCACAGCCCCGCGGGTCTCCAGAACGGGGGACACCCCGAGATAGAAGTGCTACAGACGGGCATGCAGACCTccacccccccctcctcctcctccacccctaccccctccccctcctcttccaGCACCCTGACTGTCACCCTGGGATGGACAGGTGTCGGGTCGACCCCTCGAGTCTGGAGACCGGGGGACAGGGAGGCTCCCCCAGTCGAGCATCGGGGTAGATCC GTAGTCCCCTCGATCCAGGGCATTCCTGTCTCCCAGCTCCCgccctcatcctcctcctccccctccccctgcgCCCAGATTGTCCCGGCAGCCCCAGTCAGCCCTGCGCTCCTCGGCCAGCCCCAGAGCTTCCATCTCACCGCGGGGCTCCAGG ACACTGCCACAGACCCCCTCGCAGATCGTCCCCGTCTCCCTGCCCACTCTCTTCTCCTCCACCCCCTCTACCCCGctctcctcccccttctctcctCTTCCACCTCCCCTACTACTGCCCTTTCCCTGCCCCCTCTGTCCTCCTCCCCCTCCACTCCCCTCTTCCTGCCCCAGGTGGTGCCCTGCTCCCaggctgtctctctctcctcacctgctGGCACTCTGCAGATCCTGGCCAGCGCTCCCAGCACTCCCAGTCCTCTCCAGTTACCCGGTGGAGCCTCTGCTGGGGTGCAGCTCATTAACCCGGGCCTGTTCCAGCTGCCCTCCGGGGCTCAAG GTAACCTCCTCTTGAGCAACCCAGCAGGGGGCAGCACCATCCTGACGGGCGTGTCCTTCCAGCCTGGCAAGCTCATCCTCACTGCCACCTTCCCTGCTGGCATGCTGCTCCCCTCCCCTGCCCTGCCTCTCAAACAGGAGCCCAGCTCCGGGGGTCTCCTCCTCACCCCGGTCCTTTCCCCGAGCCCAGCCCCCGTCTCTGGGGTGATCTCTCTGACTCCCTCCTCGTCTTACTCCAGCCCCACCTCCTCTGTCTCAGCATTTCAGACAGACGGCTCCGTCGCCTTCATAAACTCTGCCAGCCTGTACCCTGCCGGAGCTCCCTGCACGCTCCCTCCTCCCAGCCCTGCCGCTGGACTCGGGGCACCCCTCACTCCAGAAAGCACCAACAGCCACCACCATCTCCCAGTCTCGAACTCTCAGCTGCCCCAGGTAGTGTGGAGCCTGCCCAGCTCTTCCCCCTCCTCTCAGCTCCCCCAGGTAGTGTGGAGCCTGCCCAGCTCTTCCCCCTCTACCCAGCTGCCCCAGGTAGTGTGGAGCCTGCCCAGCTCTTCCCCGTCTACCCAGCTGCCCCAGGTAGTGTGGAGCCTCCCCAGCTCTTCCCCCTCTACCCAGCTGCCACAGGTAGTGTGGAGCCTGCCCagctctcccccctcctcccagCCTGGCGCTGCTGCTCTGTTGGAGCTGAGGAAGGGAGATCATGTGGGTGAGGGGGAGGGAGAACCCAGGGGTCTGTTGAGTCTGGCTGGGGAGGAGGATCTACTCCTGGAGGACAGGGGGGGAGGCAGGGGTGCAGAGGAGCCTGAAGACATGGAGTGCGATGCCAAGGTGCTGACTCAGCTGCAGCCTGTCCCTGTCGACGTGGATCTGGGGCTGTAG